The Malaclemys terrapin pileata isolate rMalTer1 chromosome 2, rMalTer1.hap1, whole genome shotgun sequence nucleotide sequence aaatttcctggatttcctttcatttccaatacaaaaagttgtgtgtgtgtatgtgtgtgtgagtgtgtgatgGGGAGCCAGTAACAACAAAcattctggggtgggggaaatatttCTAAAACTTTTGATTTGCATAGTTTGTTCCCTTGGTTACTGAATTCATGAACAAGCTAAGCTTTCCTACTTTTGGGATACCCTATCTTGGAGACATATAACTGGGTCGAGTGTGTTCTGCAGCAGTGCAATCTAGTCCATATTTGTTAAACAATCTAGAGTAAGTGCAATTTGTACCACAGGCGACTTCTATAATTACTGTGCTTTAAAATGGATTATTTCATTTTCACTTGAAACTGATCTACATATTAACGTATTACAATAATTACATGATTTGTGGTAAAGGAAATGGGTTTTGGCTCTTACAGAAGACTGCTGGAAGCAAGCTGCATTCTTTCAAGTGCATCCATTGGTTTTAGTTTGTGTAGGATATGAAGTTTTGGCTTTTAGGAACTATGTTCCATTAAGCAGGTATCTGCTTTAACCATGATGTTTTCTTCTTGTGTAGGTGAAAACAAACCCACCTGTGGTGTTGAGAGCATATCCAGGCTCCAGGAGCACATTTTGCCATCTGTAGAAACTGTAATGAGATTGTGCGCATTCTGTGTTCCAACTACATTTACACAGTATACGGGATGCTGAAAATACATGAACACCAGGAATCAGAGAGTGCATTCTCACTTTTCAAAACCAAATTTCAATTTCAAATGTCAAAAATGTTGATTTAAGAAAGGATTAAACAGTCACATACTGCCAGCATAATACAGCGCTCATCTACTTGCCAGAAAGGAATTTAATTTGCTTTTGGTTGGAACTTTAAAGGCACATTATGGTGGTGGAAGTTCAAAGATTCATTTTACTCCATCGTAAAACAACCTGAGTAATGCTGTGAAAATGCTGAATTCTGTGGATGAGATTTCACCCTCAGGGACACATCTGATTCTGCTGATAGCTTTTGATGCTGAAAATGACTGGCAGAGAGAAGCAAACCTTTCAAATGGAAtgaaaatgtagattttattGGAGAAAATTCCAAGACTTGGACTTCGCCACAGTTTGGCTGCTATGCCAGATATTTTCAAATGTACTTCAATGGAAAAAATATGAACAAATCCACCAGCCTTCTTAATCATGAGCCAATTAATGTACTCTGATATATCAAAGGAAATCGGGAGTGACTCCACTAACctatggagttactccagatttacaccagtgaaactgagagcaaaatttggtccaCAGGCATTAAATGTGTCCATTTAACATGTTAGGGTGTACACGGTACTTTTATTCTCAGGCATCTATACTTTGGGCTCCAAGTTATCATCTGACATCTGTTTGATGGCCCATGGGAAACGAGGTGCTGCTCCAAGCTCAGTTTCTAGTGGCCAAGTGTTCTCATCACCAAACCACTGTCACAACCGAGCACCCTTAGCGGCACTCTTCAAAGAATGGCCAGTGAGAATGAACTACCCTTTAGCCAGTACAGGTGGTCTGTCCAGATCAAGGATAACATGCATAGCTGTAGGGCAGTGTTGGGAAACTTGCACTGCTACTGTCTATTcagtgttgttggttttttttttttgtggataaAGAGAAGACTTTGGTCTCTAGAAATGGAAACTTTTCACTTTTCACTAGCACtacatttaattaaagaaaattaaTTAAGGGCCAAATTTACTAGTGGCCTCAACTCAGTTCCCATCTATATTCATCCAAGTAAAGACAATCACTTGTGCACACAATCATTTGTGCATAGAAATGATGGAACTTACATAAGCAATCCTCAATTAAGGTGGACAGCTCCAATTCCGCTCcctttgaagtgaatggcaaaacttccattgacttcagtggcgcaGGATCACACCCTATGTGTATAAATTCCATCATTTGTGTGAACAGGTGATAGGATGCTGAAGGCCCGTATGCACAAGTGATTGCCCTGGTGAATTAATGCTAGTCACAAACAGGCCAGATTtggaaaatctgtccctaaagctacattttaaaaaaaaaaacccttaggaAGCGCCCTTCACATAACCCTTCCTTGTGTACCAATTAACATGGGAATAAAAACTGATGAGCACATATTATTACATGGTAAATTTAGTCTGCTCAGCCTAAACTGTAATGAGCATTTGTCCTCGTCACAAAACAACCTACAAATTGCTAAAGCAGCCTTAAGGCTGGAATTGCAAGGGTGGGAGGAGGATACAGGTCAAATAGGCAGGGAGTGGCCAGACTCATCAGGGGACGTATTGCCAGACCAGTGGTACCTTCCTATAGAATGCCTGgctataatgcctgcatctgtagctttcactctatgcatccgaagaagtgaggtttttactcacgaaagcttatgcccaaataaatcagttagtctttaaggtgccaccagactctttgttgtttttgtagatacagactaacacggctaccccctgatacttggctaTAGACAGTGCTGCCAGCTGTCTGTTTCATGAGTAATGAAATTCAAAAGATGTAAACAAAACGAGCAAAAAGGACGACCAACTGTACTTAGCAAAAAGTGTAAATTGGCTCCTTCCTTTCACAGGGGAGATGCcagcttgtttttatttattttggaaatgAAATCATCATGCAGGAGTTTTTTGTCTTAATTAAAATTTCCTGTTCTTCCAAATACAGCTGTGTGGTGGGCGTGAAAGGAAATTAGTGAGTAAGCTGTGGTGGGACTCTCTTTCCTGGGCACCAATCAGCGGGAATAAACTCACGGGAATTTTTTAACAATGTTGACAGCATGATCCATATTTATTCAGCTAACTGAAGAGAGCAGCAATAACTAAACACTTGTTTTCATGGGgcatatttgttaaaataaaaataaatattcaaaccAGCACCTAGCTGCCTACTGTACAAAAGAATCATTTTCTTGATTCAATATACTCCTTTGCGTGTAACAGCTTAGGGCATGAGCCTGCAGGACTTAATTTAAATTAGACAAGAATTTTGCCTGTCAGGATTGTAGGAATAGCACTTAATTTATGTTTATTCTGAAGCACGATCAAACTCCTTAAAAACATGATTCCATGTTAGCTAGGGTTATTTATACTGGTACACGTAGTCACACAATTCACACTTACGAATAAATCCACGCAATCTATTTCTAGTTGTCATAGTCATAATATTATACATTGACCTCTGCTACTGGGAAAATGATCCaagttttaggccttgtctacactacgagagtagttcgaatttacttgcatcgactttttggaatcgatattgcaaagtcgaacgtctgtgtccactctaaggacagtaattcgactttgtgagtccacactaacggggaaagcgtcgacattcgaagcggtgcactgtggtcagctatcccacagttcccgcagtcccctctgcccaatggaattctgggtgtagccggcaatgccttctgggtaacaaaatgtgtcgagggtgcttttgggtaactgtcgtcatccgtccatcactcccgccctccctccctgaaagtgccggcgggaaatcagttcgcgcacttttccagtcattgacagcgcggatgccacagcactgcgagcatggagcacgctgcgaccatcgctgcagttgtggccgcgctcaacgcctcgcagcttatcatacaggtttccctgaggcagatgcagaaaagtcaggcgaggaggctacggcaccgcggtgatgtcctgaagtctgagagtagcacagacctctcagaaagcaggggacccagcgccgaggacatcacgatggcaatgggtcatgttgatgccgtggaacggcgattctgggcacgggaaacaagcactgagtggtgggaccgcatagtgctgcaggtctgggatgaatcccagtggctgcgaaactttcgcatgcggaagggaactttcctggaactttgtgagttgctgtcccctgccctgaagcgcaatgacacccggttgcgagctgcactgagtgtacagaagcgagtggccatagccctctggaagcttgcaacgccagacagctaccggtcagtcgcgaaccagtttggggtgggcaaatctaccgtgggggttgttgtgatgcaagtagccaaggcaatcgttgatgtactgctgccaaaggtagtgaccctgggaaacgtggaggcgatcatagatggcttcgcagcgatgggattcccaaactgcggtggggccatagatggaactcacatccctatcctggcaccggaccaccaggccacccagtacattaaccgaaagggctatttttccatggtgctgcaagcactggtggaccacaggggacgttttaccaacatctacgtgggatggccgggcaaggttcatgacgctcgtgttttcaggaactctggtctgtttagacggctgcaacaaggtatttacttcccggaccacaaaataactgttggggatgtggagatgcctatagtcatcctcggggacccagcctacccgctaatgccctggctcatgaagccctatactggcgccctggacactgaaaaagaactcttcaactaccggctgagcaagtgcagaatggtggtggagtgtgcttttggccgtctcaaggggagatggagaagcttactgactcgctgtgatctcagcgaaaccaatatccccattgttatagcagcttgctgtgtgctccacaatctctgtgagagcaagggggagacctttatggcgttgaggaaaatagcctggctgctgattacgcacagccagacagccgggcgattagaagagaacagcgggaagcgctgtgcatccgggaggctttgaaagcaaagttcctgagtgagcagggtaacctgtgacttttaagtttgtgtacagagaagctgaacctgcccccgtttctttacccagttaatgttgactatcctacccagttacatacccccttcagccccttccaacacacgtttcgaaataaaaatagttctactttgttaacgcacaccgttttctttaatactgttttcgctggaattttttaaaactgggacgcagactgtggtgcggagcgggtgtagtgtagtgacgcgaatgaagcttctaaactcaaggattgacgggctccgctgcggtgggatggttgtttcaacggagcctgtcacccctcctgatcgggactgtgtgtatgggggggctatgtgactttgtggcagggggaggacggttacagatcccctgctgcgtggctctgtgatcctgcataaggaccgccgcttaagatctgtaactgccctcccccgccacaaagtcacagagcaacccaccccccaccacataacatgaaaacaacctcccagactaaccagggtaactagtcactgcatcactgcactgtgtatgtgccctgctgctgtgcctgcccccgcctatgtaccctgccaaaggcgactgtcctgtccaattaccaaccccctttcccctcctcctccaaaagaacatcattgaaacagtacttaacatgaacatattttttattatcaactacacatggaactgggaggtgaaacttggacgggggcttttgtcaggcgggaaggaaagaacttttcaagttttggggaatgagagccttctgctactagagctctctgcaggggtggagtgagagttagcagggactctgccgcctctccttctttgcactttgggtgaggtgggtatgggacttggtggcgggggagggcggttagagatggactgcagcggggctctgtcctcctgcctccgttcctgcagaacatccacaaggcgccggagcgtgtctgtttgctccctcagtagtccaagcagcgtttgagtcgcctgctggtcttcctgccgccacctctcctcccgatccatgtttgcttgctgcatttgggtcaatttctcccgccactgggtctgctgtgctgcctgggcttgggaacaggccataagttcagagaacatgtcctcccgtgtcctcttcttcctatgcctaatcttcgctagcctctgggagtgtgatgccaggctaggttgtgagacagtcgcagatgtggctgtgggaatgggaaaaagggagtgaattcctcagaaagataaatgtagttgtgaacaaagaacatagtctttctctgtgaacaagaccatgcacagcacctatcacatgcgcactcagcacaaggtcgaattctcggccttcgcattcagtgcctggggtcttccacagcacatttgagaagcggggcagcacaacggaatttctgttgcaggcagacatggtaagccgtagacttgtggcagtttaaaacttttatattaccactggcctcatttcacatttaaagcaatgtcagtccctgctgccagcaatccggcaagcgggaactctgcccctgtcccaccccctcgcggctgtccccaggaacgatccctttcggcagcccctctcccgcctccaccgcgtggctgcaaaccagctgttacagttctgtaaaggaacgagcaagcagtcccaacactaacattcccctacctaattcaaagcaggtcaccatgggcgacatcaccctgatgaggatctctgacagcgagagagagagaatgctccgggaaagcctccaaagaccagggccgtatgccgccctgctgtgcagagcaatgattcccgagtacttgatagtctcgtggcgcggcaacgtgtcgtacttcggaggacccaataaggccgctctccccaggaacctcatgcaacggctttccaattacctccaggagagcttcatcgagatgtcccgggaggattactgctctatccctgcacatatagaccgcattttactgtagctgcagtagcagggaataaacagtagagcggcttgggcaggacaatcacggaaaaccggacattgctagattttttttcaaaacttgcactgcccatgactgaacggttaagtgcctagggcaaagtaatcatgaacaacccattcttttaattgttaatattcctgttctgttaaaaataaatgtttagatgtttacaacacttactggctgatccttccccagattctgtgtccggggtaacggctggggacgcttcgtaggggatctctgtaagggtgatgaagagatcctggctgtcggggaaatcagtgttgtgagcgctgccgactgcctcgccctcctcatctccttcctcatcttccccgtccgctaacatgtccgaggaaccggccatggacaatatcccatcctcagagtccacggtcagtggtggggtagtggtggcggccgcaccgaggatggaatgcagtgcctcgtagaaacgggatgtctggggatgggatccggagcgtccgtttgcctctttggtcttctggtagccttgtctcagctccttgattttcacgcggcactgcgttgcatcccggctgtatcctctctctgacatgtcttttgagatcttctcatagatctttgcattccgtttcttggagcgcagctcagaaagcacggactcatcgccccacacagtgatgAGATCCAaaacttcccgatcagtccatgctggggccctctttctattcacagactgcacggccatcactgctggagagctctgcatcgttgccagtgctgctgtgatcgccacgatgtccagacaggaaatgagattcaaactggccagacaggaaaaggaattaaaattcaaattttcccggggcttttcctgtgtggctggtcagagcatccgagctcgtactgctgtccagagcgtcaacagagtggtgcactgtgggatagctcccggagctattagcgtcgatttccatccacacctagcctaattcgacatggccatgtcgaatttagcgctactcccctcgtcggggaggagtacagaagtcgaattaaagagacctctatgtcgaactaaatagcatcgcagtgtggacgggtgcagggttaattcgatgtaatggcgctaacttcgacataaacgcctagtgtagaccaggccttagaatatCATTCCTAGGTGGTATAATTTTGTCTAAAAAATTTATTGAGCACAAGGGAAGAACAAACCTTCCCAGtaattttttccttttcactAGGTTTTGGACCCCAATCACTCCATTTTCAATTACATTTACAGTTTCCAGCCTCTAGttttctggtctcccatgttacTAAATCACCACTTCAAGCCACAGTGTTTTCTTCCATGCAGTTTGAGCAATGTTAGccgcccccacccaccccctactTATTATTGACAAAAAGGACACAAACATTAGGGAAATTCAAAGTAATGGTGCAGCTGTGATCCACAGCATAACTGGGCATTAGAGTCAGACAAAACTGATGATGGCAGAAATTTGGAGAACTATATTCCTTTCCCTTTTCCAACTCCCAATAATTTCATACctgccattttctaacataaatgGCAAGGCAGTCATCATATTTGTGCCAAAGTGAATTTTTGGCACTAAATTATGTTTAACGATTGTTAGATTTTGACTTTTAACCCCAGGGATTACATTGTCACAACAAACTAAAGGTTGACACTTGAACAGCAAATTACAAAGGTATAATCAGAGAATCACAGAAGTGAGAGGTGGAAAAGATCTACTAGGTCATCTGATCTATCCCCCTGCCAGCACAGGATCATTTTCTTCCTTTGTCCAGTTCAGTTTCTTTATATTTCAGGTAATTGCCTATTGGAAGTTTATTCCGCAGCCTAAAAGATCTCATCATTAAGAAATTTTCCTGATGTTCAGTCTACATACCCTTTGCTAAAATTCATCCCATTATTCCTAGTTGTTCTCCCTTATGTCCCCAGAACAATCCCAACCTAGTTGGGGCTAAATCAGGCATTTAagctactgccctgccctgcaccaCCCCACAATGACTGTGCACAGCTGCTTGGGGTTTCTGTGTGTATGCAATTAACTTCATCCTCATTACGAGAACAGATTGCTCCCACAGTGAGCTGGCTCCAATCCATGGACCAGTACTGAGGGGGCGTGGGGAGGAATCATGAACTCTGCCTTATCCGTATCCCTTTCTGAAGACTTATTCCCCAGGTGGGCATCAGGAGCAAGTTGTCCCTGCACTCCGCACAGCACTGGACCATTATTGTGAGATGCCCTTGTTTGGTCATACACTGTGGGGAGACTTCCTAAACACCCAACCGCGGGCCAGCCATCACCCTTTGAGCACATGCAGGAAGCTGTCGCCTAGTCTGTTTCCCATCCATTCCCCCCCCTTAAAAATCCATTCTCTTATTTTCTTGCATGTAACAAAAAATACAACATTGTAGCAGTAGCTCAGGCTAAGAGATCTGCACTTCACGTTGAATGTTTCTTCGCAATGACATTGAGCCTTACCGTGTGAGCAGCAGCTGAAAGGGGTGTACGCTGAACTGGAGTCCTCCTGTGACTGCGATTATCCCACAGGACAATTTGGCCAGAGTATGTTCCACCAACAACCAGGTTGGGGTGAAAACGTGCAAAGCAGACAGACATCACAGAGGACTAGAGCAAAAACAGGGTAGAGAATGAAGGAAAGGGGTCAGTTCAATTGTCAGTCATCTGCCTTTCTGTTCCTTAAGAAGCATGTTATAATCAATTCTCTCAGGAGTGCAGTCCTGACTCTGTATTCCCTGCGCACCCAGGTCTTTCAGTGAAGACAAAGGGACCCTTGCAAAGAATGCAAGAATGGCCCCAATATTTGTAGTCCCATGGGTCCTGGAGAAAAAGTGAACAGGGCAGGCTTTAGGCACTGGTGATGAGAAACCACCACCTGAGATACCATATGTGAGATGATGATGGGAAAGTGCCTCCCtgggcttctttaaaaaaaaacaaaaaaaatccaatattttcattgatttaTTTTCCTTGCTCCCAGCAGGGAGATCCTTGTCCCCCTTGCAACCCTACAGGGAGATCCTGGATCCCTCTTGCACCACCCCCCTCCAGGAGACTCctgcctcccctcactcccccacagGAAAAACCAGGCCCTCACTTGCTTGCCCCTCAATATGTTTACCCTTGCCACTGGCTCCTGTGGCACTCTCCTCACTGGATCACTTTAAAGCAAGGCAAAAGATTCTGGGGTACGTTTGTGAGAGAGTGGATAGCCCCAATCCTTTCCTCATCTGGGGGGACATCTAGCTATAGCCCTGGGGAACACCGTAAGTCAGACAAATACTTCTTTATTGGATAACAAATACGTTACACAATACACAGGCTTTGGGGCCAAGAAGGTCCCTTCTGAGTTGCAAAAGGGCTCACTTTCCCTACCACTGTCACTTGGTCTTGCAGGAGCAATATTCCTTAATTTACTGAGGGCTGGATTTATTATTGGGCTGTAGCTGAGGGTGTGTGGAACCAAGACGTGATACCTCCCAAGCTACCCGATAAGCTGCTCTGCAAGGCACTGTGAAGTTGGGGACATGGCTATGGCGTTACTTCCTCTCTGTCCTCTCCAGAATAATGTGCAGCCTCAAGTCTACCAGGGAGCAGTCCCTGCACTCCTCATTTGTGTAAAACAAAGCATCAAGCAAGTTAGATTCTTTTATGGTTCCATTATTCTCTCCTTAAGGAACTATGTTCCATTTCTGATGTCTCTGATTCTGGGTACATAGCCTCCATTTTATGGAAATTGGAAAACAAAAGAATGTTCTGAGAATTCCCATACAATAAAGACTTGGCTTGCAAAAAAAGATGCAAATGTCACTTTCCTCAGACAACCCATGGGGACAAGTTAGCCTAACTGATCGGTTGGTTATCGTTAGAGTGTCAATATGACAATGGtcacaattattttcttttactttcaGACTGTTTCATGCTAATGGCAACTGGGAAATTACCAGTAACACACTTATGTTATATTTTAATGGTTAGATATTTTAAATTGGTGAGAAATGATAAATTCATCCATTGTATTCAGTAATTAAATGTTCATAAATTATCATGCTTCAGTTGCACGAACCGAGCTGCCAACATTAAGGTAAACTTTGTTTAAACAAGTTGGTTGCATAATTAgagacataggaattgccatactgggtcagacccatggtcccaccagtccagtgtcctgtctttgacagtggccagcaccagatgcttcagaggaaggtgtcagAACTTTGCTGTAGGTAAATGTGGCATAACTTGTCTTTCAaattaggtctcatcctggtctctaatagtaagagattggcttaaaacctGAAGCGTGAGGTGTAATAAACCTTCCAAAATGTTTATCATTAACTACAACAACTCTGGATAGCCATAATTGGGATGAAATAGAATAAACTGAGCTGTCCCAATTAAACAGTTTCTACTGAACTAACACTGATATATCCAATTTATATTCTATAAAGCTATATAACGTGGCTCTAAAATAATTCAGTAGAAACAGTCACAATGAATGATAATATATTCTAGGGATGGCCAATCCTATACATTTGACCTAGCTGTCTCCAACACAGTGAAACAGTCTAACACTATCTCCTTCTCCCTAGTTCCCATGGGTGTTCTCCCTGACCTCTTTGacctccttccttctcctctaAAGTTTTCATGTGGTTCTACGCTGTTATGCTTGCCTGTTTTAGCTCACTTCCAGCTGTGCAGGGAGACTAATTATTTTATGGTCAGTTACAGCATCAAGAATGAAGATTTCATCAATTTCAAAAAGGACTCTGAGGCATATaactttatataaaaatattcatAGTACTACAGCATCATGATGCACTTAAAAATCAAGTATGATTCAACTGCCATGCAACTTTCACAGATCCCCCAGACGTTATAATTAACAGAACCCTACATCACACATTCTACATTTTATCTGTTCATTTAATGGCTTTGTGAGTTGTTTTAATCAACCCATCACATACTTTATAACTAAGAAGACAGATCTTCTGACATGCAGTGAAATAGCcagatgattttaaaataatctggtTGAACCGCTGGATGTACACCCACAATGGGTGTAAGGCTACACTTATATTTTAAGAAACCTAAATTCAAACAGTCATTCCACAACAAAGTTCTTAGTTTGTCTGAAACAAACTTGGAGATGCTGAAGCGAGGCAGAGAAACCATGCAGACggtgtatttttaaatgttgtgttTTCATGGTTAGAATGTTTTTGAATCCAGAATCCCAGAATACACTTGGATGGTGGAGATATAAACTGCCAAAGTGTGTTTTTCATAAAGTTTGAAAATAACCCTTTGCTATGATTCtgacttagaaaaaaaaaattgcttctagTTTTACACATCCTTCCAAAGTAACTCACATTTTTCAGTTGATGAAATGTTCATGTCCTTTTAATTATGTCAGCAACATTTTTCCATTGAAGGGAAAATCCTTTCAAATATTAGAATTTACCAAT carries:
- the LOC128832788 gene encoding uncharacterized protein LOC128832788, encoding MRFLGRAALLGPPKYDTLPRHETIKYSGIIALHSRAAYGPGLWRLSRSILSLSLSEILIRVMSPMVTCFELATSATVSQPSLASHSQRLAKIRHRKKRTREDMFSELMACSQAQAAQQTQWREKLTQMQQANMDREERWRQEDQQATQTLLGLLREQTDTLRRLVDVLQERRQEDRAPLQSISNRPPPPPSPIPTSPKVQRRRGGRVPANSHSTPAESSSSRRLSFPKT